The Streptomyces kanamyceticus genome window below encodes:
- a CDS encoding aminotransferase class I/II-fold pyridoxal phosphate-dependent enzyme, which produces MIKPAARLSDLSYGLRGPLPQLADTLEQQGRPIIRLHLGDPAAHGLPAPPHVLDAVKHALEHSRAYTAAQGLTAAREAIAAYYHRHGLALHPSDIHLGNGVSELVPLALQAFLNPGDEVLLPSPGYPLWAASVQLAGGVPVYYRCDEHNGWQPDRDHLSDQITARTVALVTNTPHNPTGAVWNPATLRTLADIARSRELLLMADEIYAHITYDAQHTVLATLAPDVPCVTFSGLSKICCIPGFRSAWMAVSGPRAATHAYTEAITQLASLRLCPNVPAQHAIPPALEHIHQTQDSLTGPAGPLRERLNTAWETLSHIPALTCTRPQGAFYLFPRISTATASPHDSTLADSLLRDQGVLIAPGSDFHLTSGDHIRLSALADPATINKAMTRIAHHFDTGTATPRSQT; this is translated from the coding sequence ATGATCAAACCCGCTGCCCGCCTGTCCGACCTCTCCTACGGCCTGCGCGGTCCCCTGCCCCAACTCGCCGACACCCTCGAACAACAAGGCCGCCCCATCATCCGCCTGCACCTGGGCGACCCCGCCGCCCACGGCCTGCCCGCACCCCCACACGTCCTGGACGCCGTCAAGCACGCACTGGAACACTCCCGTGCCTACACCGCCGCCCAGGGCCTCACTGCCGCCCGCGAGGCCATCGCCGCCTACTACCACCGCCACGGCCTCGCCCTGCACCCCTCGGACATCCACCTGGGCAACGGCGTCTCCGAACTCGTCCCCCTCGCCCTCCAGGCATTCCTCAACCCCGGCGACGAAGTCCTCCTGCCCTCACCCGGCTACCCCTTGTGGGCCGCCTCCGTCCAGCTCGCCGGTGGGGTCCCCGTGTACTACCGCTGCGACGAGCACAACGGCTGGCAGCCCGACCGCGACCATCTGAGTGACCAGATCACCGCCCGTACCGTGGCACTGGTCACCAATACCCCTCACAACCCCACCGGCGCCGTCTGGAACCCCGCCACGCTCCGCACCCTGGCCGACATCGCCCGCAGCCGTGAACTCCTGCTCATGGCCGACGAGATCTACGCCCACATCACCTACGACGCCCAGCACACCGTCCTGGCGACCCTCGCCCCCGATGTCCCCTGCGTCACCTTCAGCGGACTGTCCAAGATCTGCTGCATCCCCGGGTTCCGGTCGGCATGGATGGCCGTCTCCGGCCCCCGCGCCGCAACCCACGCCTACACCGAAGCCATCACTCAGCTCGCCAGCCTGCGCTTGTGCCCGAACGTGCCCGCCCAACACGCCATCCCGCCCGCTCTCGAGCACATCCACCAAACCCAGGACAGCCTCACCGGCCCGGCCGGCCCACTCCGAGAACGCCTGAACACAGCATGGGAGACGCTCTCCCACATCCCCGCACTCACCTGCACACGTCCCCAAGGCGCCTTCTACCTCTTCCCGCGCATCTCTACCGCCACGGCCTCACCACACGACAGCACACTGGCCGACAGCCTGCTACGCGACCAAGGCGTACTCATCGCCCCTGGAAGCGACTTCCACCTCACGAGCGGCGACCACATCAGACTCTCCGCCCTGGCCGACCCGGCCACGATCAACAAGGCCATGACACGGATCGCCCACCACTTCGACACCGGCACAGCCACACCCCGCTCGCAGACGTAG
- a CDS encoding IS110 family RNA-guided transposase: MIDTGDIDVFLGLDVGKGEHHATAVTPAGKKAFDKRLPSTEPKLRELFAKLQAKHGTVLVVVDQPASIGALPLAVARDMGCPVAYLPGLTMRRIADLYPGEAKTDAKDAFIIADAARAMPHTLRAIDGKDETIVGFDDDLADEATRVANRLHGLLTQIHPSLERVLGPRLQHPAVLTLLERFGSPAQIRKAGRRRLVTLLRPKAPRMAERLVEDIFTALDEQTVTVPGTDAAALIVPSLAGSLTAVLDQRKLLATRIEELLGAHPLSKVLTSMPGIGVRTGARILIEVGDGSTFPTASHLAAYAGIAPATRSSGSSIRGVQPSRRGNKQLKRAFFLSAFAALGDPASRIYYDKKIAQGKHHTQALLCLARRRADVLFAMLRDGTLYEPQPARSA, from the coding sequence GTGATCGACACCGGCGACATCGACGTCTTCCTCGGCCTGGACGTCGGCAAGGGCGAACACCACGCCACCGCCGTCACACCGGCCGGGAAGAAGGCATTCGACAAGCGGCTGCCCAGCACCGAGCCCAAGCTCCGCGAGCTGTTCGCCAAGCTGCAGGCCAAGCACGGAACGGTGCTGGTCGTGGTCGATCAGCCGGCCTCGATCGGTGCCCTGCCTCTGGCGGTCGCCCGAGACATGGGCTGCCCGGTCGCCTACCTGCCCGGCCTGACGATGCGGCGGATCGCCGACCTCTACCCCGGCGAGGCGAAGACGGACGCGAAGGACGCGTTCATCATCGCGGACGCGGCCCGCGCGATGCCTCACACTCTGCGGGCGATCGACGGCAAGGACGAGACGATCGTCGGGTTCGACGACGACCTGGCCGACGAAGCGACCAGGGTCGCGAACCGGCTCCACGGCCTGCTGACCCAGATCCATCCGTCGCTGGAGCGGGTGCTGGGGCCGCGGTTGCAGCACCCGGCCGTCCTGACCTTGCTGGAGCGGTTCGGATCCCCGGCCCAGATCCGCAAGGCCGGACGACGACGGCTGGTCACGCTGTTACGGCCGAAGGCCCCCAGGATGGCCGAGCGGCTGGTCGAGGACATCTTCACCGCTCTGGACGAGCAGACCGTCACCGTTCCGGGGACCGACGCGGCAGCGCTCATCGTCCCAAGCCTGGCCGGCTCGCTGACGGCCGTGCTTGACCAGCGCAAACTGCTGGCCACGAGGATCGAGGAACTGCTGGGGGCTCACCCTCTTTCGAAGGTCCTGACGTCCATGCCGGGCATCGGCGTCAGGACCGGAGCCAGGATCCTGATCGAGGTCGGCGACGGCAGCACCTTCCCGACCGCCAGCCACCTCGCCGCCTACGCCGGAATCGCCCCAGCAACCCGAAGTTCAGGGTCGTCGATCCGAGGCGTACAGCCCTCCCGGAGAGGAAACAAGCAGCTCAAACGGGCCTTCTTCCTCTCCGCGTTCGCGGCCCTGGGCGACCCGGCATCGCGGATCTACTACGACAAGAAGATCGCCCAGGGCAAGCACCACACCCAGGCCCTGCTCTGCCTCGCCCGGCGGCGGGCCGACGTCCTGTTCGCGATGCTCCGTGACGGAACCCTCTACGAACCCCAACCCGCGCGATCAGCATGA
- a CDS encoding transposase encodes MVSRTTLLRLLMALPDPPWTAPRVLGVDDFATRRGQHYGTVLINYETGQPLDLLPGRDAETLAAWLREHPGLEIICRDRAGVYADGARTGAPQAVQVADPFHLWQNFATAVERRVRRHNVCLKPPDADENSIVHISFTDEQDPTKEMSPIETRLSERHRVVHTFLDQGHGIREIARELHMGAVRRAARAESPEQLLTGRHQPRRTQLDPCKPGRCCPRRWQGSR; translated from the coding sequence ATGGTCAGCCGCACGACGCTCCTGCGGCTGCTGATGGCCCTGCCCGACCCGCCCTGGACGGCGCCGCGAGTCCTGGGCGTGGACGACTTCGCGACCCGCCGCGGCCAGCACTACGGCACGGTGCTCATCAACTACGAGACCGGCCAGCCGCTTGACCTGCTGCCCGGCCGGGACGCCGAGACCCTGGCCGCGTGGCTGCGCGAGCACCCCGGCCTTGAGATCATCTGCCGGGACCGGGCTGGCGTCTACGCCGACGGCGCCCGCACCGGGGCACCCCAGGCCGTCCAGGTCGCCGACCCCTTCCACCTCTGGCAGAACTTCGCCACCGCGGTGGAACGCCGCGTGCGCCGACACAACGTCTGCTTGAAGCCACCCGACGCCGACGAGAACAGCATCGTGCACATCTCCTTCACCGACGAGCAGGACCCGACGAAGGAGATGTCGCCCATCGAGACCCGTCTCAGCGAACGCCACAGAGTCGTCCACACGTTCCTTGACCAGGGACACGGCATCCGCGAGATCGCCCGGGAACTGCACATGGGTGCCGTCCGCCGGGCCGCCCGCGCCGAGAGCCCCGAACAGCTGCTGACCGGACGCCACCAGCCCCGCCGCACCCAGCTCGACCCCTGCAAGCCAGGGCGTTGCTGTCCGAGGAGATGGCAGGGCAGCCGATGA
- a CDS encoding SagB family peptide dehydrogenase, which translates to MFDARTGRALSWPVPSSDIPDLLRALALQGVPHQGSGQAEIPGKVLAAAVSAGLIVPCPPCDQTFPTSCTPHQQAAHREACMVPPDAESLPRPPPAARLRRPASGTRTPLPDRPAPPSRPLSAVLDERRSRRVFAEQSVPLPLLGALLGRAARVRGFLPPLDLQQTQRPAPSGGGRHSLEIYVLARDVTGLAPGAHHYDPFDHTLERLAPWGQELSELMDRLITRPGRMSRTPPVALYLASYTERTSWKYGGMTLSLVYRDTGCLLQTLCLVATDTGLAACPIGAIDAPVTASFLNDTDGQVMHVGGFALGLPSDVPPPSVTPPHLAKGAGRHQPPPH; encoded by the coding sequence TTGTTCGACGCTCGCACGGGCCGTGCTCTGTCGTGGCCCGTCCCGTCGTCCGACATCCCCGACTTGTTGCGGGCCCTGGCCCTCCAGGGCGTTCCACACCAGGGTTCCGGACAGGCCGAGATTCCGGGCAAGGTACTGGCCGCCGCGGTGAGCGCCGGGCTGATCGTGCCCTGCCCGCCGTGCGATCAGACCTTCCCGACGTCCTGCACCCCGCACCAGCAGGCCGCTCACCGCGAGGCCTGCATGGTGCCGCCGGATGCCGAATCCCTGCCCCGCCCACCGCCAGCCGCCCGGCTACGGCGTCCCGCATCCGGGACACGGACACCGCTGCCGGACCGTCCGGCACCGCCCAGCCGCCCTCTGTCGGCCGTCCTTGATGAGCGGCGCAGTCGGCGTGTCTTCGCCGAGCAGTCCGTTCCCCTGCCTTTGCTCGGCGCTCTGCTCGGCCGGGCGGCGCGGGTGCGGGGGTTCCTTCCGCCCCTGGACCTCCAGCAGACACAGCGGCCCGCGCCGTCCGGCGGCGGACGGCACAGCCTTGAGATCTACGTACTGGCCAGGGACGTAACAGGTCTCGCGCCCGGCGCCCACCACTATGACCCCTTTGACCACACCCTTGAGCGGCTCGCCCCGTGGGGCCAGGAGTTGAGCGAACTGATGGACCGATTGATCACCCGTCCCGGGCGGATGAGTCGGACACCGCCCGTCGCTCTCTATCTGGCCTCGTACACGGAACGTACGTCCTGGAAGTACGGCGGCATGACGCTCAGCCTCGTCTACCGCGACACCGGGTGTCTCCTGCAGACCTTGTGCCTGGTCGCCACCGATACAGGTCTGGCGGCATGCCCCATCGGGGCGATCGACGCTCCTGTTACCGCGTCCTTTCTCAACGACACCGACGGACAGGTGATGCACGTGGGCGGATTCGCGCTCGGACTGCCGTCCGATGTTCCGCCGCCCTCGGTCACTCCGCCGCACCTCGCGAAAGGAGCCGGCCGTCACCAGCCACCACCTCACTGA
- a CDS encoding amino acid adenylation domain-containing SDR family oxidoreductase has protein sequence MATAANDLRLNPAEHRAQVRRWNDTSTSYPRTATVPERFAHQADVHPDAMAIRQGEDQRTYRELQEQVAALADRLVADGVEPGDVVGVLLERSVACVTAVLAVMRAGAAYLPLDPHYPQQHLLRLLQDADVRKVITRAAHRPLVEDHVQTVDISDRAVRTGASDQVRVGPDDPAYVIFTSGSTGVPKGAVVPHRGPVRLVCHGDERLRLSAQDVLLATTNPTFDVSCFEWFAALLNGARLVLAEVDTLLAADALEDVLRAEGVSVMWLSAGLFHQMAKVRPEMFARLRCLIAGGDALSPEAVRRVLAHGRPGVLVNGYGPTENSSLSTVHVMTELADDAETVPIGTPVANSTAYVVREDGALAAPGQTGELWVGGDGVALGYLEDEELTTRRFVPDHLGRDDSGTLYKTGDLARWRPDGVLEFLGRRDRQVKVRGYRIELDEIEVHLSAHEQVREAAVITPQGGERDRLLAWVTPQPGADAAELGWRLREYLRDRLPVFMVPQPILVRERMPLNRSGKIDRGLLAQEAGRHDTAAPTGEQEAVTPVEKAVAEVWAEILGIDANIGRERDFFALGGHSLQATRLAARCRARFDLAPEHSRYLIRTLLDNPTVKTFAARIEELATATAQDTQEQTVDFEAASRLDPDLVFPTAAHLPPTGRRVVLSGATGFLGTYLLDSLIRDHGAAQVSCLVRARSEAEGRQRLAARMRRYGLDLQDLGEHVTVVPGDLGAPRFGLTPAAFHALGEDSDTLLHAGSRVNFAYPYAALEAINVGGTRTMLDLARIGPAKAFHYVSSIAVIAGFGVAGVRRVDEDTPLRFAERISLGYPETKWVAERLVAQAAQQGLAAAVHRPYEITGTQQGGIWNTDTMMCALFRSIAETGLAPDIELPLDFVPVDYTAQAITHILARRPARGQVHHITNPHDGRLSLLTERLRARGYPVRTVPYEEWVAFMADLTAREPSQPMAPFMPMFIEPAHHSDISVKEMYFAGTFPAFTRTTFEAAIDGSGLTCPPVDSAMLDPYLDYFTDSGFLQPPPR, from the coding sequence ATGGCTACCGCAGCCAATGACCTCCGTCTGAATCCGGCCGAGCACCGCGCCCAGGTGCGCCGGTGGAACGACACCTCGACCAGCTACCCGCGTACGGCGACCGTGCCGGAACGCTTCGCCCATCAGGCCGATGTTCACCCCGATGCGATGGCGATCCGCCAGGGTGAGGATCAAAGGACCTACCGCGAACTGCAGGAGCAGGTGGCCGCGTTGGCCGACCGCCTGGTCGCCGACGGCGTCGAGCCGGGTGATGTGGTCGGGGTGCTGCTGGAACGCTCGGTGGCGTGCGTGACGGCGGTACTCGCGGTGATGCGTGCGGGGGCGGCATACCTGCCCCTGGATCCCCACTACCCTCAGCAGCACCTGCTGCGGCTGCTCCAGGACGCCGACGTCCGCAAGGTGATCACCCGGGCCGCCCACCGGCCGCTGGTGGAGGACCACGTCCAGACGGTGGACATCTCTGACCGGGCGGTACGCACGGGGGCGTCGGACCAGGTGCGTGTCGGCCCTGACGACCCGGCATATGTGATCTTCACGTCCGGCTCCACCGGCGTACCCAAAGGCGCAGTGGTGCCGCACCGCGGTCCGGTGCGGCTGGTCTGCCACGGCGATGAGCGGCTGCGGCTGTCGGCGCAGGACGTGCTGCTGGCCACGACCAACCCGACCTTCGACGTCTCGTGCTTCGAGTGGTTCGCTGCCCTGCTGAACGGGGCCCGCCTGGTGCTGGCCGAGGTGGACACCCTGCTGGCTGCCGACGCCCTGGAAGACGTGCTGCGGGCCGAGGGCGTGAGCGTGATGTGGCTCAGCGCGGGACTGTTCCACCAGATGGCCAAGGTCCGCCCGGAGATGTTCGCCCGGCTGCGGTGCCTGATCGCGGGCGGGGACGCGCTCTCCCCGGAGGCGGTGCGCCGGGTCCTGGCCCACGGCAGGCCCGGGGTGCTGGTCAACGGCTACGGCCCGACCGAGAACTCCTCGCTGTCGACCGTGCACGTGATGACCGAGCTGGCCGACGACGCGGAGACGGTGCCTATCGGCACGCCCGTGGCCAACTCCACGGCCTACGTGGTGCGTGAGGACGGTGCCCTTGCCGCTCCGGGGCAGACCGGCGAGCTGTGGGTCGGTGGCGACGGGGTGGCGCTCGGCTACCTGGAGGACGAGGAGCTCACCACCCGCCGCTTCGTGCCCGACCACCTGGGCCGCGATGACTCCGGGACCCTGTACAAGACGGGGGACCTGGCCCGCTGGCGTCCCGACGGGGTGCTGGAGTTCCTGGGGCGGCGGGACCGGCAGGTCAAGGTGCGTGGCTACCGCATCGAACTGGACGAGATCGAGGTGCATCTCAGCGCCCATGAACAGGTGCGCGAGGCTGCGGTGATCACACCGCAGGGCGGGGAGCGTGACCGGCTGCTGGCCTGGGTGACCCCGCAACCGGGCGCGGACGCGGCCGAACTGGGCTGGCGGCTGCGGGAGTACCTGCGTGACCGGCTGCCGGTGTTCATGGTGCCCCAGCCGATCCTGGTGCGGGAGCGGATGCCGCTGAATCGGTCCGGCAAGATCGACCGCGGCCTGCTGGCCCAGGAGGCCGGCCGACACGACACGGCGGCCCCTACCGGCGAGCAGGAGGCCGTGACTCCGGTGGAGAAGGCGGTCGCCGAGGTGTGGGCCGAGATCCTGGGCATCGATGCGAACATCGGGCGCGAGAGGGACTTCTTCGCCCTGGGCGGCCACTCGCTGCAGGCCACCCGGCTGGCCGCGCGCTGCCGGGCCCGCTTCGACCTGGCCCCGGAACACAGCCGCTACCTGATTCGCACCCTGCTGGACAACCCCACCGTCAAGACCTTCGCCGCCCGCATCGAGGAGCTGGCCACCGCCACCGCTCAGGACACGCAGGAGCAGACGGTGGACTTCGAGGCCGCCTCCCGCCTCGATCCGGACCTGGTCTTTCCCACCGCCGCCCACCTGCCGCCCACGGGGCGGCGCGTGGTCCTCAGCGGCGCCACCGGTTTCCTGGGCACCTACCTGCTGGACTCCCTGATCCGCGACCACGGGGCCGCACAGGTGTCCTGCCTGGTGCGGGCCCGCAGCGAAGCCGAGGGCAGGCAGCGCCTCGCGGCCCGGATGCGCCGCTACGGGCTCGACCTCCAGGACCTCGGCGAGCATGTCACCGTCGTGCCCGGTGACCTGGGCGCCCCGCGCTTCGGCCTCACCCCGGCTGCGTTCCACGCCCTGGGCGAGGACAGCGACACGCTGCTGCACGCCGGATCCCGCGTGAACTTCGCCTACCCGTACGCCGCGCTGGAAGCCATCAACGTGGGCGGCACCCGCACCATGCTCGACCTCGCCCGCATCGGCCCGGCCAAGGCGTTCCACTACGTCTCCAGCATCGCCGTCATCGCCGGGTTCGGCGTCGCCGGCGTGCGCCGGGTCGATGAGGACACCCCGCTGCGCTTCGCCGAGCGGATCTCGCTGGGCTATCCGGAGACCAAGTGGGTCGCCGAACGTCTCGTCGCCCAGGCCGCACAGCAGGGCCTCGCCGCCGCCGTGCACCGCCCCTACGAGATCACCGGCACCCAGCAGGGCGGCATCTGGAACACCGACACCATGATGTGCGCGCTGTTCCGCAGCATCGCCGAGACCGGTCTGGCGCCCGACATCGAACTCCCCCTGGACTTCGTGCCCGTCGACTACACCGCGCAGGCCATCACCCACATCCTGGCCCGCCGGCCCGCCCGCGGACAGGTGCACCACATCACCAACCCGCACGACGGCCGCCTGTCCCTGCTCACCGAGCGGCTGCGCGCCCGCGGCTACCCGGTGCGCACCGTGCCGTACGAGGAGTGGGTCGCCTTCATGGCCGACCTCACCGCCAGGGAACCCAGCCAGCCGATGGCCCCGTTCATGCCGATGTTCATCGAACCGGCCCATCACTCCGACATCTCCGTCAAGGAGATGTACTTCGCCGGCACCTTCCCCGCCTTCACCCGCACCACCTTCGAGGCCGCCATCGACGGCTCCGGCCTGACCTGCCCGCCAGTCGACTCCGCGATGCTCGACCCCTACCTCGACTACTTCACCGACTCCGGCTTCCTCCAGCCCCCGCCGCGGTGA
- a CDS encoding Mu transposase domain-containing protein: MTLSYSRDPFCCFTTSQDLATFFDCHRQAFADFGGIPMAIVYERTKTVVRRHVALGAAVPLHPVDIDVLAAYRPTGKGRVERQVDIVRDHVLAGRAFSSLEEMDAAFMAWVPDRRSRTHRTHGEVIGNRAVRDHVALRPLPPAPYVVTQRHLRHVGKDCLVAFEANLYSVPARKVRAR, from the coding sequence ATGACCTTGTCCTACTCGCGTGATCCGTTCTGCTGCTTCACCACCAGCCAGGATTTGGCGACGTTCTTCGACTGCCACCGCCAGGCATTTGCAGACTTCGGTGGCATTCCGATGGCGATCGTCTATGAGCGGACCAAGACCGTGGTCCGCAGGCATGTCGCCCTCGGAGCGGCTGTTCCCCTGCATCCTGTAGACATCGATGTGCTAGCCGCCTATCGGCCGACGGGAAAGGGCCGGGTCGAACGGCAGGTCGACATCGTCCGCGACCACGTGCTGGCGGGGCGGGCCTTCTCCTCCCTCGAGGAGATGGACGCCGCGTTCATGGCCTGGGTTCCCGACCGCCGGTCGCGCACTCACCGCACCCATGGCGAAGTCATCGGCAACCGGGCAGTCCGCGATCACGTGGCTCTGCGACCTCTTCCACCGGCACCCTATGTGGTCACGCAACGGCACCTGCGACACGTCGGCAAGGACTGCCTGGTCGCTTTCGAAGCGAACCTCTACTCGGTGCCGGCCCGCAAGGTCCGCGCCCGCTAA
- a CDS encoding FAD-dependent oxidoreductase: MRIAVIGAGIAGLTAAWLLDEDHDITVYEAADRPGGNIHTVPVPTPEHGTVHIDVGAQFLSPTAYPDHSALCRALGITADGRTRVPLTTTLLHTGQDEPLLVTPHTPGDATSGRKPLTGPAWEALGAFLARAAQLEADNGPDTATVADLAGPLGLADDLYRHAVLAWCASFVGCTLEQAARMPARAAAAWATRTPPEHADAAPIWHTLTSGLGAVTDRLAAALKNPVRCRTPARHISLNADGPTVHSADGQELPYDSVILALPAPRAARLLQQCPRLAGTAAHLSEFTYVPTTVALHRDPRHMPADRAHWSSANTTSDGHWAETTSWFGPDLGTDLFKSWITHRTPPDDIIATAHFQQLLPTVPGLRAAVQLTAHQGHHGIHCAGSYLHDADSQQGAVRSALDTVQNLAPRSRRLQSLTTS, encoded by the coding sequence ATGCGTATCGCAGTCATCGGGGCAGGCATCGCCGGCCTGACGGCAGCCTGGCTCTTGGACGAAGACCACGACATCACCGTGTACGAAGCCGCCGACCGGCCCGGCGGCAACATCCACACCGTCCCGGTCCCCACACCCGAACACGGAACCGTCCACATCGACGTGGGCGCCCAGTTCCTCTCCCCCACCGCCTATCCCGACCACAGCGCCCTGTGCCGTGCCCTGGGCATCACCGCCGACGGCCGCACCCGCGTCCCGTTGACCACGACCCTGCTGCACACCGGGCAGGACGAACCGCTCCTGGTCACCCCCCACACACCCGGCGACGCCACATCCGGACGCAAGCCGCTCACCGGCCCGGCGTGGGAAGCGCTCGGCGCCTTCCTGGCCCGGGCCGCCCAACTCGAAGCCGACAACGGACCGGACACCGCCACCGTCGCCGATCTCGCCGGCCCCCTCGGCCTGGCCGACGACCTGTACCGGCACGCCGTCCTGGCCTGGTGCGCCTCCTTCGTCGGCTGCACCCTGGAACAGGCCGCCCGGATGCCCGCGCGGGCCGCTGCCGCCTGGGCCACCCGCACCCCACCCGAGCACGCGGACGCGGCCCCGATCTGGCACACCCTCACCTCGGGGCTCGGCGCGGTCACCGACCGGCTCGCCGCCGCACTCAAGAACCCCGTCCGCTGTCGCACCCCGGCCCGGCACATCTCCCTGAACGCCGACGGGCCCACCGTGCACAGCGCGGACGGGCAGGAACTCCCCTACGACAGCGTGATCCTGGCCCTACCCGCCCCCCGGGCGGCCCGGCTCCTACAGCAGTGCCCCCGGCTCGCCGGCACCGCGGCCCACCTCAGCGAGTTCACCTACGTCCCGACCACCGTGGCCCTGCACCGCGATCCCCGGCACATGCCCGCCGACCGCGCCCACTGGTCCAGCGCGAACACCACCAGTGACGGCCACTGGGCCGAGACGACCAGCTGGTTCGGCCCAGACCTCGGCACCGACCTCTTCAAGAGCTGGATCACCCACCGCACCCCGCCTGACGACATCATCGCCACGGCCCACTTCCAGCAACTCCTGCCCACCGTCCCCGGCCTCCGCGCCGCCGTCCAACTCACCGCCCATCAGGGGCACCACGGCATCCACTGCGCCGGAAGCTACCTGCACGACGCCGACAGCCAGCAAGGAGCCGTCCGCTCCGCCCTCGACACCGTCCAAAACCTCGCCCCCCGCAGCCGCCGCCTCCAGTCCCTCACCACTTCGTAA
- a CDS encoding ABC transporter permease produces MVAVVAGPATPGVLAGVLGSPWLSFAVRRLGRFVVSLWVVVTAAFVMIHLMPGDPVRSALGMTAPVETVNARRQALGLDDGLLTQYWHYLRSLCGGDFGTSVLSNLPVSQQIGDRLPATAQLALAAFVVAMVVAVPVGAVMAVLTRGGRRRGGELAFTSTSVLLAAIPEFLLSVGLVYVFSVHLGWFPVAGRGGLISYVLPVLALAVGPAAVLARIVRVEMLAVLGNDFIRTARAKRLPARRIYARHALPNALTATLTMAGLVLTGLVAGTVLVENVFAWPGLGSTIVQSIQQKDYPVVQGIVLVYGIGVLTVNLLVDVLLAVLDPRSTIREA; encoded by the coding sequence GTGGTCGCTGTGGTTGCCGGGCCCGCAACGCCGGGTGTGCTGGCGGGAGTACTGGGAAGCCCCTGGCTGTCGTTCGCCGTACGGCGGCTCGGGCGGTTCGTGGTGTCGCTCTGGGTGGTGGTCACCGCGGCGTTCGTCATGATCCACCTGATGCCCGGGGACCCCGTACGGTCCGCGCTCGGCATGACGGCGCCCGTGGAAACGGTGAACGCGAGGCGGCAGGCGCTGGGCCTCGACGACGGACTGCTGACGCAGTACTGGCACTACCTGCGGTCCCTGTGCGGCGGCGACTTCGGGACGTCCGTGCTCAGCAATCTGCCCGTCTCGCAGCAGATCGGCGACCGGCTGCCCGCGACGGCGCAACTCGCCCTGGCGGCGTTCGTCGTGGCCATGGTGGTGGCGGTTCCGGTGGGCGCGGTGATGGCCGTGCTGACCAGGGGAGGGCGGCGCAGGGGCGGGGAGCTGGCGTTCACCTCGACCAGCGTACTGCTGGCGGCGATCCCCGAGTTCCTGCTCTCCGTCGGGCTCGTCTATGTCTTTTCGGTGCACCTGGGCTGGTTTCCCGTGGCCGGGCGCGGGGGCCTGATCTCGTACGTACTTCCCGTGCTGGCACTGGCTGTTGGCCCCGCGGCCGTCCTCGCGCGGATCGTCCGGGTCGAGATGCTGGCCGTCCTCGGCAACGACTTCATCCGTACGGCGCGCGCCAAGCGGCTGCCCGCCCGGCGGATCTACGCACGGCACGCGCTGCCCAACGCGCTCACCGCGACGCTGACCATGGCCGGTCTGGTGCTGACCGGACTGGTGGCGGGGACCGTCCTCGTCGAGAACGTCTTCGCGTGGCCCGGGCTCGGGTCGACGATCGTGCAATCGATCCAGCAGAAGGACTACCCCGTCGTGCAGGGGATCGTCCTCGTCTACGGGATCGGGGTGCTGACCGTGAATCTGCTGGTCGACGTGTTGCTCGCGGTGCTCGATCCACGCTCGACGATCCGGGAGGCCTGA
- a CDS encoding transposase family protein, translated as MPCPDCAAESRRVHSTYERRLADGPIGGQTTVGAHVNVPS; from the coding sequence ATGCCCTGTCCGGACTGTGCGGCCGAGTCCCGCAGGGTGCACAGCACTTACGAACGTCGCCTGGCCGACGGCCCTATCGGGGGCCAGACCACTGTCGGCGCACACGTGAACGTGCCCAGCTAG